One genomic segment of Pseudomonas sp. RU47 includes these proteins:
- a CDS encoding nucleotidyltransferase domain-containing protein, producing the protein MELQERHPLCATMRARVLEELTRIERERNVTVLYACESGSRAWGFASTDSDYDVRFVYVEKPEWFVQVDAPRDVIERPLDDELDVSGWELRKTLGLLRKSNPTLLEWLDSPLVYRSETAQVAQLRELAEAFYSPPAARNHYLSMAKKNFRGYLQGETVRFKKYFYVLRPLLAVRWIDQGRGRPPMTFADLLTTVDDRALLAEVDELLALKRNADESAYGPRRPALHGFIAAELEREVPTLLRTSEDSRRLDRYLRETVRLYA; encoded by the coding sequence ATGGAATTGCAAGAGCGCCATCCGCTGTGCGCCACGATGCGTGCGCGGGTACTGGAAGAGCTGACGCGCATAGAGCGTGAACGCAATGTCACGGTGTTATACGCCTGTGAGTCAGGCAGTCGGGCCTGGGGTTTTGCCTCGACCGACAGCGATTACGACGTGCGGTTTGTCTATGTGGAGAAGCCCGAGTGGTTCGTCCAGGTCGATGCGCCGCGTGATGTGATCGAACGTCCGCTGGACGATGAACTCGACGTCAGTGGCTGGGAACTGCGCAAGACCCTCGGGTTGTTGCGCAAATCCAATCCGACCTTGCTGGAGTGGCTCGACTCGCCGCTGGTTTATCGCAGTGAAACCGCGCAGGTGGCACAACTGCGCGAACTCGCCGAAGCGTTCTACAGCCCGCCCGCCGCGCGCAATCACTATCTGTCGATGGCGAAGAAGAACTTTCGCGGTTACCTGCAAGGTGAAACCGTACGGTTCAAGAAGTACTTCTACGTGCTGCGGCCGCTGCTGGCGGTGCGCTGGATCGACCAGGGCCGCGGCCGGCCGCCGATGACGTTCGCCGACCTGCTGACCACCGTCGACGACCGCGCGCTGCTCGCGGAAGTCGACGAATTGCTGGCCCTTAAACGCAATGCCGACGAGAGCGCCTACGGGCCGCGTCGTCCGGCGTTGCACGGGTTCATCGCCGCCGAGCTTGAGCGCGAAGTGCCCACATTACTCAGAACTTCGGAAGACTCGCGACGCCTGGATCGGTACCTCAGGGAAACCGTCAGGTTGTACGCGTAA
- a CDS encoding YbfB/YjiJ family MFS transporter, translated as MRTPSPTGIWLPIFAGLCASLVSIGLARFAYTPLIPSLIEAQWFSANDVVYLGAANLVGYLIGALLGRPTARQLGNKNALRLMMLIVTAAFFACAFPLSVSWFFGWRLLSGIAGGAIMVLVAATVLPHVPAARKGLASGAIFLGIGLGIAGSGTLVPPLLSLGLQATWLGLGALALLLTALSWFGWPSDFLHPVVTQEAVSAEPTPRGVYLLFAQYAFMAAGLVPAMVFLVDYVARGLGAGAHIGALIWVMYGFGAIVGPVSYGFLADQLGARSGIRLVLVVQAIALGLLAISHSFLALALLAVILGSFPPGIVPLALARVHELVPEHHRQQIAWSRATVSFATFQALAGFAYSALFNASGGHHALLFIIAAVAIVVALLLEQAMKWLPARIEQRCCAN; from the coding sequence ATGCGCACTCCAAGTCCCACCGGTATCTGGTTGCCGATCTTTGCAGGCCTGTGCGCCAGCCTGGTCAGCATCGGTCTGGCGCGTTTCGCTTACACGCCGTTGATTCCATCGCTGATTGAAGCGCAGTGGTTTAGCGCCAATGATGTGGTTTACCTCGGTGCGGCCAATCTGGTGGGTTACCTGATCGGCGCGCTGCTCGGTCGGCCGACAGCGCGCCAGCTCGGCAATAAAAATGCCTTGCGGTTGATGATGCTGATCGTCACCGCCGCATTTTTTGCCTGTGCGTTTCCCTTGTCGGTGAGCTGGTTCTTCGGCTGGCGGCTGCTGTCGGGGATCGCCGGCGGCGCGATCATGGTGCTGGTCGCCGCGACGGTCCTGCCGCATGTTCCGGCGGCGCGTAAAGGGCTGGCCAGTGGCGCGATCTTCCTCGGCATCGGTCTCGGCATTGCCGGCTCCGGGACGCTTGTGCCGCCGCTGTTGAGTCTGGGTTTGCAGGCGACGTGGCTGGGCCTCGGGGCTTTGGCCCTGTTGCTGACCGCGCTGAGCTGGTTTGGCTGGCCGTCTGACTTCCTCCACCCGGTCGTTACACAAGAAGCGGTGTCCGCAGAACCGACACCGCGCGGGGTGTACTTGCTGTTCGCCCAATACGCCTTTATGGCTGCCGGCCTGGTACCGGCGATGGTATTTCTGGTGGATTACGTGGCGCGTGGACTCGGTGCCGGTGCGCATATCGGTGCGTTGATCTGGGTGATGTATGGCTTTGGCGCGATTGTCGGCCCGGTGAGTTATGGCTTTCTCGCCGATCAGCTTGGCGCAAGGTCCGGCATTCGTCTGGTGCTGGTGGTGCAGGCGATTGCCCTCGGACTGCTGGCGATCTCCCATTCGTTTCTGGCGTTGGCGTTGCTGGCGGTGATTCTCGGTTCATTTCCGCCTGGCATCGTGCCGCTGGCCCTGGCGCGGGTGCATGAACTGGTGCCGGAGCACCATCGCCAGCAAATCGCCTGGAGCCGTGCCACGGTTTCGTTCGCCACGTTTCAGGCGTTGGCCGGATTTGCCTATTCAGCGCTGTTCAATGCCAGCGGCGGTCATCACGCATTGTTGTTCATCATTGCCGCTGTCGCGATCGTCGTGGCGTTGCTGCTGGAGCAGGCCATGAAATGGCTGCCTGCCCGTATTGAGCAGCGCTGCTGTGCAAATTGA
- a CDS encoding pirin family protein codes for MLTLRKASDRGLANHGWLKSFHTFSFASYRDPREQGFSDLLVINDDRVAAGKGFGQHPHRDMEIFSYVLEGALEHKDTLGTGSVIRPGDVQLMSAGSGVAHSEFNHSATKPVHFLQIWIVPEVSGAKPRYQQEHFSAGKKRGRLQLIISPDGHDGSLKVRQDARVFAGLFDGKESATLELAANRYAYVHVARGSVELNGQQLREGDGVRVREEQLLTLSNGVDAEVLVFDLRPQELPQMP; via the coding sequence ATGCTGACCCTTCGCAAAGCCTCCGATCGTGGCCTCGCCAATCATGGCTGGTTGAAGTCCTTTCACACCTTTTCCTTCGCCAGCTATCGCGACCCTCGCGAACAGGGTTTTTCCGACCTGCTGGTGATTAACGACGACCGCGTTGCTGCCGGTAAAGGTTTCGGCCAGCACCCGCATCGCGACATGGAGATCTTTTCCTATGTGCTGGAAGGTGCGCTGGAACACAAGGACACGTTGGGCACCGGCTCGGTTATCCGCCCGGGTGACGTGCAACTGATGAGCGCCGGCAGCGGTGTGGCGCACAGCGAGTTCAATCATTCGGCGACCAAACCGGTGCACTTCCTGCAGATCTGGATCGTGCCAGAAGTCAGCGGCGCCAAACCGCGCTATCAACAGGAACATTTCAGCGCCGGGAAAAAACGCGGTCGTCTGCAATTGATCATTTCGCCGGACGGCCACGACGGTTCACTGAAAGTGCGCCAGGATGCACGGGTCTTCGCCGGGCTGTTCGACGGCAAGGAAAGCGCCACGCTGGAACTGGCGGCCAACCGCTATGCCTATGTGCATGTGGCGCGCGGCAGTGTCGAACTCAATGGCCAGCAACTGCGTGAAGGCGACGGCGTGCGGGTTCGCGAGGAACAGTTGCTGACCTTGAGCAACGGTGTCGATGCCGAGGTGTTGGTGTTCGACTTGCGGCCGCAGGAGTTGCCGCAGATGCCATGA
- a CDS encoding alpha/beta hydrolase: MFLSFMTRLRRRRLAFACMAALIIGVPTSCAVLEHTERKLLFRIEPGTAGWYRGLPGSVQELDLQPKSFKAGQNIHAWWWPAEKANAPAILYLHGVRWNLTGQLFRIEQLRAAGYSVLAIDYRGFGKSHGDLPSESSVYEDARVAWERFKLLQPDPSKRLIYGHSLGGAVAIDLAAELGQTAARDHSALPVRGLVIESTFTTLADVAASVANTSLPVRWLLSQKFDSIDKIADIHMPLLVVHGLADAFVPPRFSEQLFNAAQQPKRLLLVPGATHNNSMALGGQNYRKALDNLMQSPPVPRVAGPATVRSGRDT, encoded by the coding sequence ATGTTCCTGTCCTTCATGACGCGTCTGCGCCGCCGCCGTTTGGCGTTTGCCTGCATGGCCGCGCTGATTATCGGCGTGCCGACCAGTTGTGCCGTACTCGAACACACCGAACGCAAACTGCTGTTTCGCATCGAACCGGGCACTGCCGGTTGGTATCGCGGCCTGCCCGGCAGCGTGCAGGAACTCGACCTGCAACCGAAGAGCTTCAAGGCCGGGCAGAACATTCATGCCTGGTGGTGGCCGGCGGAAAAGGCCAACGCGCCGGCCATTCTCTATCTGCATGGCGTGCGCTGGAACCTCACCGGGCAGCTGTTCCGCATCGAGCAACTGCGCGCGGCGGGTTATTCAGTGCTGGCCATCGACTATCGCGGATTCGGCAAGAGTCACGGTGATCTGCCATCGGAAAGCAGCGTTTACGAAGATGCGCGGGTGGCGTGGGAGCGCTTCAAACTGCTGCAACCGGATCCGTCCAAACGCCTGATCTACGGACATTCCCTCGGTGGCGCCGTGGCGATCGATCTGGCCGCTGAACTCGGGCAGACCGCCGCCCGCGATCATTCCGCGCTGCCAGTGCGCGGGCTGGTGATCGAGTCCACTTTCACAACGCTGGCGGATGTTGCCGCCTCCGTGGCCAACACTTCCCTGCCGGTACGCTGGCTGCTGTCGCAAAAATTCGATTCGATCGACAAGATCGCCGATATTCATATGCCACTGCTGGTGGTGCACGGCCTGGCTGATGCTTTCGTGCCACCGCGTTTCAGCGAACAACTGTTCAACGCCGCGCAACAACCCAAGCGCCTGTTGCTGGTGCCGGGCGCGACGCACAACAACAGCATGGCGCTCGGCGGGCAGAATTATCGCAAGGCGCTCGACAACTTGATGCAAAGCCCACCCGTCCCTCGGGTTGCCGGGCCTGCGACTGTGCGCAGCGGACGGGACACTTAA
- a CDS encoding VOC family protein, with protein sequence MRIDPYLIFNGDCREAFTFYEQALQGKLEAMMTFGETPAAEHVPKEHHSLIIHTCLKVGDQMIMASDTTPDRATQGMSGCSISLNVDSIAEADRVFNALAKDGRVDMPLEATFWAVRFGMLVDRFGVSWMVNCESEK encoded by the coding sequence ATGAGAATCGACCCGTACCTGATCTTCAATGGTGACTGCCGTGAGGCGTTCACCTTTTACGAGCAAGCCTTGCAAGGGAAGCTTGAGGCGATGATGACGTTCGGAGAGACACCCGCCGCCGAGCATGTGCCCAAAGAGCATCACTCTCTGATCATCCATACCTGTCTGAAGGTCGGAGACCAGATGATCATGGCCTCGGACACCACTCCCGACCGCGCGACTCAGGGCATGAGCGGCTGCTCGATTTCGCTGAATGTCGACAGCATTGCTGAAGCCGATCGAGTGTTTAACGCCTTGGCCAAGGACGGGCGCGTCGACATGCCGTTAGAAGCGACGTTCTGGGCGGTGCGCTTCGGCATGCTGGTGGATCGTTTTGGCGTTTCGTGGATGGTCAATTGCGAAAGTGAAAAGTGA
- the rtcA gene encoding RNA 3'-terminal phosphate cyclase encodes MKQEVIELDGAIGGGQVLRSALSLSMVTGRAFRIKQIRAKRSRPGLLRQHLTAVMAAAEVCGATVSGAQLGSQALSFEPGAIRSGDYQFAIGTAGSCTLVLQTLLPALLRAPEASRVRISGGTHNPLAPPTDFLSRSWLPLLRRMGANVELDLLRHGFVPAGGGEIEVNVQPSSLTRMDLCERGEAISQQASALTAGLAPTVAERELSQVAKRLSLPPAALQHVTLDPARGPGNVLLLEYAFEHVTEVFSAFGQVSLRAEKVADAAINQAADWLRSGAAVAEHLADQLLLPMALAGGGSFTTPRMTEHLHSNIAVIEVFLPVRIDCREEGADRLRVEVSAN; translated from the coding sequence ATGAAACAGGAAGTGATAGAACTGGACGGTGCCATCGGTGGCGGCCAAGTGTTGCGCAGTGCCTTGAGCCTGTCGATGGTGACAGGCCGGGCGTTTCGCATTAAACAGATTCGTGCCAAACGCAGCCGTCCGGGACTGCTGAGGCAACATTTGACGGCGGTCATGGCGGCGGCTGAGGTCTGCGGCGCGACGGTTTCCGGTGCGCAGTTGGGCTCGCAAGCGTTGAGCTTTGAGCCCGGCGCGATTCGCTCTGGCGATTACCAGTTCGCCATCGGCACGGCCGGCAGTTGCACGCTGGTGTTGCAGACCTTGTTGCCAGCGCTGTTGCGGGCACCAGAGGCGAGTCGGGTGCGCATCTCGGGTGGCACGCATAACCCGCTGGCGCCGCCGACCGATTTCCTCTCGCGCAGTTGGCTGCCGCTGCTGCGGCGTATGGGCGCCAACGTCGAGCTGGACTTGTTGCGACATGGATTTGTCCCGGCAGGCGGTGGCGAGATTGAAGTGAACGTGCAACCGTCGAGCCTGACGCGGATGGACCTGTGTGAACGCGGCGAAGCCATTTCGCAACAGGCGTCGGCGCTGACCGCCGGGCTGGCACCGACGGTGGCCGAGCGTGAGTTGAGCCAGGTTGCCAAGCGTTTGAGTCTGCCGCCTGCGGCGCTGCAACATGTCACGCTCGATCCGGCGCGGGGACCGGGCAATGTGTTGCTGCTGGAATACGCATTCGAGCACGTCACCGAGGTATTCAGCGCGTTTGGCCAAGTGTCGCTGCGGGCTGAAAAGGTCGCCGACGCCGCGATCAATCAGGCCGCCGACTGGTTGCGCAGTGGTGCTGCGGTGGCCGAGCACCTTGCCGATCAGTTGCTCTTGCCAATGGCGCTGGCCGGTGGCGGCTCCTTCACTACGCCGCGCATGACCGAGCATCTGCACAGCAATATCGCGGTGATCGAGGTGTTTTTGCCGGTTCGCATCGATTGTCGGGAGGAGGGCGCGGATCGTTTGCGCGTTGAGGTCAGCGCCAATTGA
- a CDS encoding ABC transporter ATP-binding protein — protein MPDLSRFTSLFDQAQRALRLVWGTSRGLFLGLVLATLVAGLLPALAAWLGQRIVDAVVAAMQLHAQQGSAPLWPVLRYVLLEAGVLALLSGTQRALSVQQSLLRVQLGQKVNTLILEKAQTLSLVQFENSEFYDKLVRVRREASTRPLALVMKSLGLIQNLIMLISFGVLLVHFSPWALVLLVVGALPVFFAEAHFSGDAFRLFTRRAPESRQQNYIETLLSHETYIKEVKLFGFAPLLLQRYRDTFARLYVEDRRLTLRRDGWGFGLGLLGTAAFYVAYAWVVIDAVHGQISLGQMTMYLVLFKQGQSAVSSSLSAISGLYEDGLYLTSLYEYLAEPVQLDTGHLTVGVCPGDGLRFENVGFRYPGASRPALENIDLQLVPGKSMALVGENGSGKTTLIKLLTRLYRPDQGRILLDGSDLQDWQETALRRRIGVIFQDYIRYQFSVGENIGVGDTLAFNDSQRWKEAAAQGMAAPFIEGLDKGYATQLGRWFAGGQELSGGQWQKIALSRAYMRREADILILDEPTSALDPAAEAAVFEHFSQHSEGRMTLLISHRFSSVRNADHIIVLQQGRILEQGGHDQLIAAAGHYAQLFDLQARGYR, from the coding sequence ATGCCTGATCTATCGCGTTTCACCTCTTTGTTCGATCAGGCGCAGCGAGCCTTGCGCCTGGTTTGGGGGACATCGCGTGGCTTGTTTCTGGGGCTGGTGCTGGCAACGCTGGTGGCCGGCTTGCTGCCGGCACTGGCGGCATGGTTGGGGCAGCGGATTGTCGATGCCGTGGTGGCGGCGATGCAGTTACACGCACAACAGGGCAGTGCGCCGCTGTGGCCGGTGTTGCGTTATGTGTTGTTGGAGGCCGGGGTGTTGGCGCTGTTGTCCGGCACACAACGAGCACTGTCGGTGCAGCAGTCGCTGCTGCGGGTGCAACTGGGGCAGAAGGTCAATACGCTGATCCTGGAAAAAGCGCAGACCCTGTCACTGGTGCAGTTCGAGAACTCCGAGTTCTACGACAAACTGGTGCGTGTGCGTCGCGAGGCGTCGACCCGGCCACTGGCGCTGGTCATGAAGTCGTTAGGCTTGATTCAGAACCTGATCATGCTGATCAGTTTTGGTGTGCTGCTGGTGCATTTCTCCCCTTGGGCGCTGGTGCTGCTGGTGGTCGGTGCGTTGCCGGTGTTCTTTGCCGAGGCGCATTTTTCCGGTGACGCCTTTCGGTTGTTCACCCGCCGCGCGCCGGAGAGTCGGCAGCAGAATTACATCGAAACCTTGCTGTCCCACGAAACTTATATCAAAGAGGTCAAGCTGTTCGGCTTTGCACCGTTGCTGCTGCAACGCTACCGCGACACGTTCGCCAGGCTGTATGTCGAAGACCGGCGCCTGACACTGCGGCGCGACGGCTGGGGTTTCGGCCTCGGCCTGCTCGGTACTGCGGCGTTTTACGTGGCCTATGCCTGGGTGGTGATCGATGCCGTACATGGCCAGATCAGCCTCGGCCAGATGACCATGTATCTGGTGCTGTTCAAACAAGGCCAAAGCGCCGTGAGCAGCAGCCTGAGTGCGATCAGCGGCCTGTACGAAGACGGCCTCTACCTGACCAGTCTCTATGAATATCTGGCTGAACCGGTGCAGTTGGATACCGGCCACCTGACTGTTGGAGTGTGCCCGGGCGATGGTTTGCGCTTCGAAAATGTCGGCTTCCGTTATCCCGGTGCCAGTCGGCCAGCGCTGGAAAACATTGACCTGCAACTGGTGCCAGGCAAGAGCATGGCGCTGGTCGGCGAGAACGGTTCAGGCAAGACCACACTGATCAAGCTACTGACCCGGCTCTATCGCCCCGACCAAGGGCGAATCCTGCTCGACGGCAGCGATTTGCAGGATTGGCAGGAGACCGCGTTACGTCGGCGAATTGGCGTGATTTTTCAGGATTACATCCGCTACCAGTTCAGCGTCGGAGAGAATATTGGCGTCGGCGATACCTTGGCGTTTAACGACTCGCAACGATGGAAAGAGGCGGCTGCCCAAGGGATGGCGGCACCCTTTATCGAAGGACTGGACAAGGGTTATGCCACGCAACTGGGACGCTGGTTTGCCGGTGGCCAGGAGTTGTCTGGCGGGCAGTGGCAGAAGATTGCCTTGTCCCGCGCTTACATGCGCCGTGAGGCCGACATTCTGATCCTCGATGAGCCGACTTCCGCCCTTGATCCGGCGGCCGAAGCGGCGGTGTTCGAGCATTTCAGCCAGCACAGCGAAGGTCGCATGACGTTGCTGATTTCCCATCGATTTTCCAGCGTGCGCAATGCCGACCACATCATCGTCCTGCAACAAGGCCGGATTCTGGAGCAGGGTGGCCACGATCAACTGATCGCCGCGGCCGGGCATTACGCGCAACTGTTCGATTTGCAGGCTCGCGGCTACCGTTAA
- a CDS encoding NAD(P)H-quinone oxidoreductase encodes MSLPNEMTRIEIIEPGGPDVLQPKRVPLPAVAEGEVLIRVHAAGINRPDALQRAGKYPMKPGMNPIPGLEVAGEVVALGAGVSQFAVGDKVCALTNGGGYAEYCAVPAGQTLPIPDGVDWVQAAAIPETFFTVWANLFGLGGASRGQRALIHGGTSGIGTTALMLCREFGIEAFATAGSPDKCAAIRELGGQAINYRDEDFAEVIAEKTAGQGVNVILDIMGGSYLNDNVSALAMDGRLVMLGFLGGARANDFDLLAMMAKRAVITGSLLRARSAAEKAEIAAQLREHVWPALAAGRCLPMIDKVYSLNDAAQAHAHMEAGDHIGKIVLRVV; translated from the coding sequence ATGTCCCTGCCCAACGAAATGACCCGAATCGAAATCATCGAACCCGGTGGCCCCGACGTCTTGCAACCCAAACGCGTGCCGCTTCCAGCCGTCGCAGAAGGCGAGGTATTGATCCGCGTACACGCCGCCGGAATCAACCGGCCGGACGCCTTGCAGCGTGCCGGCAAATACCCGATGAAACCCGGCATGAACCCGATTCCCGGGCTGGAGGTCGCCGGTGAAGTCGTGGCACTCGGGGCAGGTGTCAGCCAGTTCGCCGTGGGCGACAAAGTCTGCGCGCTGACCAATGGCGGCGGTTATGCCGAATACTGTGCAGTCCCGGCCGGCCAGACCCTGCCGATTCCTGATGGCGTGGACTGGGTGCAGGCAGCCGCGATCCCGGAAACCTTCTTCACCGTGTGGGCCAACCTGTTCGGTCTCGGCGGCGCCAGCCGTGGTCAACGCGCATTGATTCATGGTGGCACCAGCGGCATCGGAACTACCGCACTGATGCTGTGCCGAGAATTCGGCATAGAAGCGTTTGCCACCGCCGGCAGCCCGGACAAATGCGCAGCGATTCGCGAACTGGGTGGTCAAGCGATCAATTATCGCGATGAGGACTTCGCTGAGGTGATCGCCGAGAAAACCGCAGGCCAGGGCGTCAATGTGATCCTCGACATCATGGGCGGCTCGTACCTCAACGATAACGTCAGCGCCCTCGCGATGGATGGCCGTCTGGTCATGCTCGGTTTCCTCGGCGGCGCGCGGGCCAACGACTTTGATCTGCTGGCAATGATGGCCAAACGCGCGGTGATCACCGGCTCCCTCTTGCGCGCCCGCAGCGCAGCAGAAAAAGCCGAGATCGCCGCTCAATTGCGCGAGCACGTGTGGCCGGCGCTGGCTGCCGGGCGCTGCCTGCCGATGATCGACAAGGTTTATTCACTCAACGACGCGGCTCAAGCTCACGCGCACATGGAGGCCGGCGACCATATCGGCAAGATCGTGCTACGGGTGGTGTGA
- a CDS encoding LysR family transcriptional regulator has product MNWDDARVFLAVCRESTLRGAARILGVDQATVGRRITALEKSLGATLFLRTSDGYALTAVGEAALKSVEKMEHSALELERQIQGLDDRLTGTVRVSTTDSLAIDFLIPAIARLHEQHPDVCVQLDASTQILSLAKREADIAVRNTRPDNPDLIARRIARWPVGLFASQAYIDANGVPQPGTAFEGHDLVVYQPYLQGKKDLTLVSEPMSRGRIVASLSSSLLVRRSIAAGLGVGEIPVYMGERDGLIRLWPERATPVPYEVWLVTHADLRHTARVRAVIDQIVDVFASENE; this is encoded by the coding sequence ATGAATTGGGATGACGCACGGGTATTTCTCGCCGTTTGCCGCGAGTCGACACTGCGCGGGGCCGCACGGATTCTGGGGGTGGATCAGGCGACCGTCGGGCGGCGGATCACGGCGCTGGAAAAGTCCCTGGGCGCGACGTTGTTTTTGCGCACCTCCGACGGCTACGCCTTGACCGCCGTCGGCGAAGCGGCGCTCAAAAGCGTGGAGAAGATGGAGCATTCGGCGCTCGAACTGGAACGGCAGATTCAAGGCCTGGACGATCGCCTGACCGGCACGGTACGCGTCAGTACCACCGATTCGCTGGCCATCGATTTTCTGATTCCGGCGATTGCCCGTTTGCACGAGCAGCACCCGGACGTGTGCGTGCAGCTGGATGCGTCCACACAGATTCTTAGCCTGGCCAAGCGCGAGGCGGATATCGCCGTGCGCAACACCCGGCCGGACAATCCGGACCTGATCGCTCGGCGAATTGCCCGATGGCCAGTGGGGCTGTTCGCTTCTCAAGCCTATATAGACGCCAATGGCGTGCCGCAGCCGGGCACGGCATTTGAAGGGCATGATCTGGTGGTTTATCAACCGTATCTGCAAGGCAAAAAGGACCTGACGTTGGTATCGGAGCCAATGAGTCGCGGTCGTATCGTTGCCAGCCTCAGTTCCAGTTTGCTCGTTCGTCGTTCGATTGCAGCAGGGTTGGGTGTAGGAGAAATCCCTGTGTACATGGGCGAGCGCGATGGCCTGATCAGGCTTTGGCCGGAGCGCGCGACGCCAGTGCCGTATGAGGTATGGCTGGTAACTCACGCGGACCTGCGGCATACCGCACGGGTGAGGGCGGTGATTGACCAGATTGTCGACGTGTTCGCTTCGGAGAATGAATAG